A single Lathamus discolor isolate bLatDis1 chromosome 16, bLatDis1.hap1, whole genome shotgun sequence DNA region contains:
- the LOC136022666 gene encoding migration and invasion-inhibitory protein-like isoform X2 — protein METEHLQRLREANQDLLQRLRMKQEEIRKRLPSKASLDSRTAPESSVPLPTRRKTNPTDAVEPTADPAVLVSVEPGACAARAALCSCLKHSSSDRGVQQQQAKMQEAVGLDSSFPGKEKNVVPVTAVITCGRETSEVERGGYAQGSPEKASFPLGHGVNRKQSTLLDGFHEKKQVEGGLASSLSSSQGEETSKQHVVVREPVVHESVLLTSQSQESKNEAGHITFEPDAEEYTLPVSTWSVCPFLGYDWIAGLLDTSPSAAEKSDQYFAELHEFRQVNREECVHEQRPEPRALDYVDPEREPDAITSSHKCVYCYRLNQRLFPVPVDSESACPVCKIPRTHWPPEKLGEPAYVRVSIPRSTLMPAYKHKAHRRKSFEPEDSLALPSHCLAGWKNLISSSNPMLSSLDLRASLEETPPHHPHLLLLSRCVSSPA, from the exons ATGGAGACAGAGCACCTGCAGAGGCTGCGTGAGGCCAACCAGGACCTTCTGCAAAGGCTCAGAATGAAGCAGGAAGAGATCAGAAAAAGGCTTCCCAGCAAGGCATCTCTTGATAGCAGAACAGCTCCTGAAAGCTCTGTCCCCTTGCCCACAAGAAGG AAGACAAATCCAACTGATGCTGTGGAGCCTACAGCTGACCCTGCAGTGTTGGTGTCTGTGGAACCTGGAGCTTGCGCAGCCAGAGCAGCCCTCTGTTCATGTCttaaacacagcagcagtgacagggggGTACAGCAACAGCAAGCGAAGATGCAGGAAGCAGTAGGTTTGGATTCCAGCTTtcctgggaaagagaagaatgtTGTGCCAGTGACTGCAGTCATTACCTGTGGTAGAGAAACCTCTGAAGTGGAGAGGGGTGGCTATGCTCAAGGAAGTCCAGAGAAAGCATCCTTCCCTCTGGGACATGGGGTGAACAGAAAGCAGTCCACTCTGCTAGATGGCTTCCATGAGAAGAAGCAAGTTGAGGGTGGTCTGGCCTCATCACTGAGCAGCAGCCAAGGTGAAGAGACCAGCAAGCAGCATGTGGTTGTTAGAGAGCCTGTAGTTCATGAATCAGTCTTGCTGACATCTCAGTCCCAAGAGTCAAAG aatGAAGCTGGTCACATCACTTTTGAGCCTGACGCTGAAGAATATACCCTACCTGTGAGCACCTGGTCTGTGTGTCCTTTCCTAGGCTACGACTGGATTGCAG GACTCCTTGATACAagcccttcagcagcagaaaaatctgACCAGTACTTTGCTGAGCTGCACGAGTTCCGACAGGTCAATAGAGAAGAATGTGTTCATGAGCAGCGCCCAGA GCCCAGGGCTCTGGACTACGTAGATCCTGAACGAGAACCAGATGCGATAACCAGTTCCCATAAGT GTGTTTACTGTTACCGCTTAAACCAGCGCCTCTTCCCTGTCCCTGTGGATTCAGAGTCTGCCTGCCCCGTGTGTAAGATCCCACGTACTCACTGGCCTCCAGAGAAACTGGGAGAGCCAGCCTATGTCAG GGTCAGCATTCCCAGGTCTACCCTTATGCCTGCCTACAAGCACAAAGCCCATCGGAGGAAGAGCTTTGAACCAGAAGACAGCCTAGCGTTACCTTCG CACTGCCTGGCTGGCTGGAAAAATCTCATCTCTAGCAGCAACCCCATGCTCAGCAGTTTGGATCTGCGAGCTTCCCTGGAAGAGACGCCTCCTCACCATCCTCACCTG CTACTTCTAAGCAGATGCGTGAGCTCCCCTGCCTAG
- the LOC136022666 gene encoding migration and invasion-inhibitory protein-like isoform X1, whose product METEHLQRLREANQDLLQRLRMKQEEIRKRLPSKASLDSRTAPESSVPLPTRRKTNPTDAVEPTADPAVLVSVEPGACAARAALCSCLKHSSSDRGVQQQQAKMQEAVGLDSSFPGKEKNVVPVTAVITCGRETSEVERGGYAQGSPEKASFPLGHGVNRKQSTLLDGFHEKKQVEGGLASSLSSSQGEETSKQHVVVREPVVHESVLLTSQSQESKNEAGHITFEPDAEEYTLPVSTWSVCPFLGYDWIAGLLDTSPSAAEKSDQYFAELHEFRQVNREECVHEQRPEPRALDYVDPEREPDAITSSHKCVYCYRLNQRLFPVPVDSESACPVCKIPRTHWPPEKLGEPAYVRVSIPRSTLMPAYKHKAHRRKSFEPEDSLALPSHCLAGWKNLISSSNPMLSSLDLRASLEETPPHHPHLNLVSRVSGGTRTDQLLNLTHLAHLRLSSASRQRGSEPNLATREQLQI is encoded by the exons ATGGAGACAGAGCACCTGCAGAGGCTGCGTGAGGCCAACCAGGACCTTCTGCAAAGGCTCAGAATGAAGCAGGAAGAGATCAGAAAAAGGCTTCCCAGCAAGGCATCTCTTGATAGCAGAACAGCTCCTGAAAGCTCTGTCCCCTTGCCCACAAGAAGG AAGACAAATCCAACTGATGCTGTGGAGCCTACAGCTGACCCTGCAGTGTTGGTGTCTGTGGAACCTGGAGCTTGCGCAGCCAGAGCAGCCCTCTGTTCATGTCttaaacacagcagcagtgacagggggGTACAGCAACAGCAAGCGAAGATGCAGGAAGCAGTAGGTTTGGATTCCAGCTTtcctgggaaagagaagaatgtTGTGCCAGTGACTGCAGTCATTACCTGTGGTAGAGAAACCTCTGAAGTGGAGAGGGGTGGCTATGCTCAAGGAAGTCCAGAGAAAGCATCCTTCCCTCTGGGACATGGGGTGAACAGAAAGCAGTCCACTCTGCTAGATGGCTTCCATGAGAAGAAGCAAGTTGAGGGTGGTCTGGCCTCATCACTGAGCAGCAGCCAAGGTGAAGAGACCAGCAAGCAGCATGTGGTTGTTAGAGAGCCTGTAGTTCATGAATCAGTCTTGCTGACATCTCAGTCCCAAGAGTCAAAG aatGAAGCTGGTCACATCACTTTTGAGCCTGACGCTGAAGAATATACCCTACCTGTGAGCACCTGGTCTGTGTGTCCTTTCCTAGGCTACGACTGGATTGCAG GACTCCTTGATACAagcccttcagcagcagaaaaatctgACCAGTACTTTGCTGAGCTGCACGAGTTCCGACAGGTCAATAGAGAAGAATGTGTTCATGAGCAGCGCCCAGA GCCCAGGGCTCTGGACTACGTAGATCCTGAACGAGAACCAGATGCGATAACCAGTTCCCATAAGT GTGTTTACTGTTACCGCTTAAACCAGCGCCTCTTCCCTGTCCCTGTGGATTCAGAGTCTGCCTGCCCCGTGTGTAAGATCCCACGTACTCACTGGCCTCCAGAGAAACTGGGAGAGCCAGCCTATGTCAG GGTCAGCATTCCCAGGTCTACCCTTATGCCTGCCTACAAGCACAAAGCCCATCGGAGGAAGAGCTTTGAACCAGAAGACAGCCTAGCGTTACCTTCG CACTGCCTGGCTGGCTGGAAAAATCTCATCTCTAGCAGCAACCCCATGCTCAGCAGTTTGGATCTGCGAGCTTCCCTGGAAGAGACGCCTCCTCACCATCCTCACCTG AACTTGGTGTCCAGAGTGTCAGGAGGAACCAGAACTGACCAGCTTCTGAACCTGACCCACTTGGCACACTTGAGATTGAGCAGTGCTTCTCGGCAGAGGGGGAGCGAACCAAACCTGGCCACTAGAGAGCAGCTCCAGATTTAA